In one Lolium rigidum isolate FL_2022 chromosome 3, APGP_CSIRO_Lrig_0.1, whole genome shotgun sequence genomic region, the following are encoded:
- the LOC124700086 gene encoding uncharacterized protein LOC124700086 encodes MSDADELEGARRLALLAFAKLSQYGPSASSAPTADLPRLLSCCFQLLRRLDHADLDLATRCADHLRSFIHSVLSRDPGPSLLPALEVLFENLADANQLRGSYTMLDDDATQKGSRISTVAKTCQCELRINLELMSHHFISSLQDEVGSEQFLGALDWSEKATQRIPELGLATAFSLVRRSYSFSMPVIAQAHFVLLAARCVANGDLDLHLQVFQHTMSAYLICLPSLGVFDRNNAMKTPFSYWANTRPPNSCIPDATNQKLNCQIDRLLSCCKAHSDDGLHLKETDAFDICVSFIEESQHMFPEQLRQEAVIIVKRIVLNSLGCAKQKETHGLDAKVSEEVIYLAAVLRLMGSSFLEILNCLRKMRVEDGMQHEKFTVLCISETIRLLGQYEANGLHRDDLFGRFDKPVDREMPLVSMLFHFASLLVFCLRMRFGFLWKGCIIMLMMTMNLVIDQERSLSAFQFLIASKDSATPSIHQEDSLKVSVPRKSIASQFNNLRKLRVGGDSSLGAPQRCKSRDGRAIFELIPGYKQNSSEWDDLVDFVECDEDMDYSSWFMQRAKFKEYKDTKWKRSKRPSENSSKIRELCANKSERRKPSR; translated from the exons ATGTCCGACGCCGATGAGCTGGAGGGCGCCCGCCGCCTGGCGCTGCTCGCCTTCGCGAAGCTCTCTCAGTACGGGCCCAGCGCGTCCTCTGCTCCTACCGCCGATCTCCCGCGACTCCTCAGCTGCTGCTTCCagttgctgcgccgcctggaCCACGCCGACCTCGACCTAGCCACCAGATGCGCCGACCATCTCCGCTCCTTCATCCACAGCGTCCTCTCCCGCGACCCCGGCCCCTCCCTTCTCCCGGCCCTCGAG GTGTTATTTGAGAATCTTGCGGATGCCAACCAGCTGAGGGGGAGTTACACCATGCTCGATGATGATGCCACACAGAAAGGGTCGAGGATCTCTACCGTGGCCAAAACATGCCAGTGTGAGCTCCGAATCAACCTGGAGCTCATGTCCCACCATTTCATTTCATCTTTGCAAGATGAGGTGGGATCTGAGCAGTTTTTGGGCGCACTCGATTGGTCGGAGAAGGCAACGCAGCGCATCCCAGAACTTGGCTTGGCTACAGCTTTTTCCCTAGTCCGAAGGAGCTATTCGTTCTCTATGCCTGTCATTGCACAAGCTCATTTTGTATTGCTTGCGGCCAGATGTGTTGCCAATGGGGATCTGGACCTGCATTTGCAAGTGTTTCAGCATACCATGAGTGCTTATTTGATATGCTTGCCATCATTGGGTGTTTTCGACAGAAACAATGCCATGAAAACCCCGTTCAGTTACTGGGCCAACACGAGACCTCCTAACTCTTGCATCCCAGACGCGACTAATCAGAAACTAAACTGTCAGATCGATAGGCTGCTTTCTTGCTGCAAGGCGCACTCTGATGATGGCCTGCACCTCAAAGAGACGGATGCATTTGATATTTGTGTGAGCTTCATTGAAGAGAGCCAGCATATGTTTCCCGAACAACTGAGGCAGGAAGCTGTCATTATTGTCAAGAGAATAGTGTTAAATAGCCTTGGTTGTGCTAAGCAGAAGGAGACACATGGATTGGATGCTAAAGTTTCAGAGGAGGTGATCTACCTCGCTGCTGTACTTAGGCTAATGGGTTCTTCTTTTCTAGAGATTCTTAACTGTCTTAGGAAAATGAGGGTTGAAGATGGCATGCAACATGAGAAATTCACCGTGCTTTGCATATCTGAAACCATCCGCTTGCTTGGGCAATATGAAGCTAATGGACTTCATAGAGATGACTTGTTTGGCAGGTTTGACAAGCCTGTTGACAGGGAAATGCCCTTGGTGTCGATGCTTTTTCATTTTGCTAGTCTATTAGTCTTTTGTTTGAGAATGAGGTTTGGTTTTCTGTGGAAAGGTTGCATTATCATGCTGATGATGACCATGAATCTTGTGATTGATCAAGAGAGAAGTCTGAGTGCATTTCAGTTTCTTATTGCTTCAAAAGATTCTGCAACTCCTTCCATTCACCAAGAGGACAGTTTGAAGGTTTCTGTCCCCAGAAAGTCAATAGCGTCACAGTTCAACAATTTACGTAAACTTCGTGTTGGAGGTGACAGCAGTTTGGGCGCCCCTCAGAGGTGTAAATCTCGAGACGGAAGAGCCATTTTCGAGCTCATTCCAGGATACAAACAAAACTCTTCAGAGTGGGATGATCTTGTGGATTTTGTTGAATGCGATGAAGATATGGATTATTCAAGTTGGTTTATGCAGCGGGCCAAATTCAAGGAGTATAAGGACACCAAATGGAAGAGAAGCAAGCGACCCAGCGAGAACTCCTCCAAGATAAGGGAACTCTGTGCGAATAAAAGTGAAAGGCGGAAGCCCTCACGGTGA